The following proteins are encoded in a genomic region of Magnolia sinica isolate HGM2019 chromosome 1, MsV1, whole genome shotgun sequence:
- the LOC131240118 gene encoding heat shock 70 kDa protein 16 isoform X2 — MSVVGFDIANDRCVVAAARQRGIDVLLNEESNRETPAVVSFGEKQRFVGATGAASLMMNPKSTISQIKRLIGLNYREPSVQDELRRLPFATSEGPDGVVLVHVQYMGGTHVFTPVQILAMLLSHLKQVAEKSLEVPVTDCVIGIPSYFTDGQRRAYLSAAAIAGLKPLRLLHDSTAIALGYGIYRSDFGTAGPTYIAFVDIGHCDTQVSVVAFEVGQMKIVSHAFDPSLGGRDFDEVLFHHFAAEFKEKYAIDVLRNARASIRLRAACEKLKKVLSANAEAPINIECLMDEKDVKGLIKREEFEKLSLSLLERISRPCKKALAETGLSVEKIHSVELVGSGSRIPAIARMVSSLFNREPGRTVNASECVAHGCALQCAMLSPLFRVRDYEIGPFPAHHGERPKVKVRVQLNLHGIIIVESASLIEDETDDTRATVHSDSDKMETEFASAVPPDTVSDSAENGESLRAPAVNSAEVQPSSADVIRKGRSSRRIEIPVTETIYGGLSKAELLEAQEKEIQLARQDRVMEQTKDKRNALEAYIYGTRNKLFDTYRSFATDSEKEEISRNLQQTEDWLYEDGDDESEKVYTEKLEELQKLVDPIETRFKDEETRPQATRDFLKRIVDYRMAVKSLANSDRDAVLNECNKAEQWLREKTQLQDSLPKNTDPVLSSDEIKRQTEALDMTCRHIIRPKASPTRPVETKGTDRPNIPDNGEQTE, encoded by the exons ATGAGTGTCGTGGGGTTCGACATCGCCAATGACAGGTGCGTCGTCGCGGCTGCGAGGCAGCGCGGTATCGATGTCCTCCTGAACGAGGAGTCGAACCGTGAGACGCCGGCGGTGGTTTCATTCGGCGAGAAGCAGCGCTTCGTGGGGGCCACCGGTGCGGCCTCGTTGATGATGAACCCTAAGTCGACCATCTCTCAGATCAAGAGGCTGATCGGGTTGAATTATCGCGAGCCGAGTGTTCAGGATGAGCTGCGGAGGCTCCCTTTTGCGACTTCGGAAGGCCCGGATGGAGTGGTTCTTGTGCATGTACAGTACATGGGTGGGACCCATGTGTTCACACCGGTCCAGATTCTGGCTATGCTGTTGTCGCATTTGAAGCAGGTGGCGGAGAAGAGTTTGGAGGTGCCGGTGACAGATTGCGTTATCGGGATTCCTTCCTACTTCACGGACGGGCAGCGACGGGCCTACTTGAGTGCCGCTGCGATCGCGGGATTGAAACCGCTGCGTCTGTTGCATGATTCAACCGCGATCGCGCTTGGTTATGGGATCTACAGGTCGGATTTTGGTACTGCGGGACCCACTTACATTGCCTTTGTTGACATTGGGCATTGTGATACACAGGTGTCAGTTGTGGCATTTGAAGTGGGCCAGATGAAGATCGTTTCCCACGCTTTCGACCCGAGCTTGGGCGGGAGGGATTTTGATGAGGTCTTGTTCCATCATTTTGCTGCGGAGTTCAAGGAGAAGTATGCGATCGATGTTCTCCGGAATGCGCGGGCCTCTATTAGGCTGCGGGCTGCATGTGAGAAGCTGAAGAAGGTTCTGAGTGCGAATGCTGAAGCGCCGATAAATATTGAGTGCTTGATGGATGAGAAAGATGTGAAGGGTCTTATTAAGAGGGAGGAGTTTGAGAAGCTGTCTCTGAGTCTGTTGGAGAGGATCAGTAGGCCATGTAAAAAGGCTTTGGCTGAAACGGGTTTAAGTGTGGAAAAGATCCATTCGGTAGAGCTTGTGGGGTCTGGATCACGGATACCGGCAATTGCAAGGATGGTGTCGAGTTTGTTCAATAGAGAGCCAGGCCGGACTGTGAATGCGAGCGAGTGCGTGGCCCATGGATGTGCTCTTCAATGTGCGATGCTTAGCCCGCTATTCAGGGTCAGAGATTATGAG ATTGGACCTTTTCCTGCTCACCATGGTGAAAGACCTAAAGTTAAAGTTAGAGTCCAGTTGAACCTGCATGGGATTATTATTGTAGAGTCAGCTTCA CTGATAGAAGATGAGACAGATGATACAAGGGCTACTGTGCATTCTGATTCAGATAAAATGGAGACGGAGTTTGCTTCTGCAGTTCCTCCTGATACTGTATCAGATTCTGCTGAAAATGGTGAATCTTTACGGGCACCTGCTGTAAATTCTGCTGAAGTTCAACCCTCCAGT GCTGATGTAATAAGAAAAGGAAGATCTTCAAGGAGAATTGAGATACCAGTCACGGAGACCATATATGGCGGGCTGTCAAAGGCAGAGCTATTGGAAGCTCAAGAGAAAGAAATTCAGTTGGCTCGTCAGGACAGAGTTATGGAACAAACAAAAGATAAAAGGAATGCCCTGGAAGCATATATCTATGGTACGCGAAATAAG CTTTTTGATACATATCGGAGCTTTGCAACTGATTCGGAGAAGGAAGAGATCTCCAGAAACTTACAACAGACAGAAGACTGGCTATATGAGGATGGTGATGATGAATCTGAGAAGGTTTACACTGAGAAGCTGGAGGAACTACAGAAG CTGGTGGATCCTATCGAAACtcgattcaaagatgaagaaacTAGGCCTCAAGCAACAAGGGATTTTTTGAAGCGTATTGTAGATTACAGGATGGCTGTGAAATCACTGGCTAACAGTGATAGAGATGCG GTCCTTAATGAATGCAACAAAGCGGAACAGTGGCTACGTGAGAAAACACAGCTGCAGGATTCGTTACCCAAGAACACTGACCCAGTACTATCTTCCGATGAAATCAAAAGACAGACAGAGGCACTAGATAT GACTTGTAGACATATAATAAGACCCAAGGCTTCTCCTACAAGGCCAGTTGAGACGAAGGGAACAGACCGTCCAAATATACCAGATAACGGCGAACAGACAGAGTGA
- the LOC131240118 gene encoding heat shock 70 kDa protein 16 isoform X1: MSVVGFDIANDRCVVAAARQRGIDVLLNEESNRETPAVVSFGEKQRFVGATGAASLMMNPKSTISQIKRLIGLNYREPSVQDELRRLPFATSEGPDGVVLVHVQYMGGTHVFTPVQILAMLLSHLKQVAEKSLEVPVTDCVIGIPSYFTDGQRRAYLSAAAIAGLKPLRLLHDSTAIALGYGIYRSDFGTAGPTYIAFVDIGHCDTQVSVVAFEVGQMKIVSHAFDPSLGGRDFDEVLFHHFAAEFKEKYAIDVLRNARASIRLRAACEKLKKVLSANAEAPINIECLMDEKDVKGLIKREEFEKLSLSLLERISRPCKKALAETGLSVEKIHSVELVGSGSRIPAIARMVSSLFNREPGRTVNASECVAHGCALQCAMLSPLFRVRDYEVQDSLPFSIGFSSDEGPICTLSNSILFPKGQHIPSTKILTFHRTEMFRLEAFYGDPSELSPGVSPKISCFTIGPFPAHHGERPKVKVRVQLNLHGIIIVESASLIEDETDDTRATVHSDSDKMETEFASAVPPDTVSDSAENGESLRAPAVNSAEVQPSSADVIRKGRSSRRIEIPVTETIYGGLSKAELLEAQEKEIQLARQDRVMEQTKDKRNALEAYIYGTRNKLFDTYRSFATDSEKEEISRNLQQTEDWLYEDGDDESEKVYTEKLEELQKLVDPIETRFKDEETRPQATRDFLKRIVDYRMAVKSLANSDRDAVLNECNKAEQWLREKTQLQDSLPKNTDPVLSSDEIKRQTEALDMTCRHIIRPKASPTRPVETKGTDRPNIPDNGEQTE; encoded by the exons ATGAGTGTCGTGGGGTTCGACATCGCCAATGACAGGTGCGTCGTCGCGGCTGCGAGGCAGCGCGGTATCGATGTCCTCCTGAACGAGGAGTCGAACCGTGAGACGCCGGCGGTGGTTTCATTCGGCGAGAAGCAGCGCTTCGTGGGGGCCACCGGTGCGGCCTCGTTGATGATGAACCCTAAGTCGACCATCTCTCAGATCAAGAGGCTGATCGGGTTGAATTATCGCGAGCCGAGTGTTCAGGATGAGCTGCGGAGGCTCCCTTTTGCGACTTCGGAAGGCCCGGATGGAGTGGTTCTTGTGCATGTACAGTACATGGGTGGGACCCATGTGTTCACACCGGTCCAGATTCTGGCTATGCTGTTGTCGCATTTGAAGCAGGTGGCGGAGAAGAGTTTGGAGGTGCCGGTGACAGATTGCGTTATCGGGATTCCTTCCTACTTCACGGACGGGCAGCGACGGGCCTACTTGAGTGCCGCTGCGATCGCGGGATTGAAACCGCTGCGTCTGTTGCATGATTCAACCGCGATCGCGCTTGGTTATGGGATCTACAGGTCGGATTTTGGTACTGCGGGACCCACTTACATTGCCTTTGTTGACATTGGGCATTGTGATACACAGGTGTCAGTTGTGGCATTTGAAGTGGGCCAGATGAAGATCGTTTCCCACGCTTTCGACCCGAGCTTGGGCGGGAGGGATTTTGATGAGGTCTTGTTCCATCATTTTGCTGCGGAGTTCAAGGAGAAGTATGCGATCGATGTTCTCCGGAATGCGCGGGCCTCTATTAGGCTGCGGGCTGCATGTGAGAAGCTGAAGAAGGTTCTGAGTGCGAATGCTGAAGCGCCGATAAATATTGAGTGCTTGATGGATGAGAAAGATGTGAAGGGTCTTATTAAGAGGGAGGAGTTTGAGAAGCTGTCTCTGAGTCTGTTGGAGAGGATCAGTAGGCCATGTAAAAAGGCTTTGGCTGAAACGGGTTTAAGTGTGGAAAAGATCCATTCGGTAGAGCTTGTGGGGTCTGGATCACGGATACCGGCAATTGCAAGGATGGTGTCGAGTTTGTTCAATAGAGAGCCAGGCCGGACTGTGAATGCGAGCGAGTGCGTGGCCCATGGATGTGCTCTTCAATGTGCGATGCTTAGCCCGCTATTCAGGGTCAGAGATTATGAG GTCCAAGATTCACTTCCTTTCTCCATAGGATTTTCATCAGATGAAGGTCCTATTTGCACACTGTCAAATAGCATATTGTTCCCAAAAGGCCAACACATTCCCAGTACTAAAATTCTAACGTTTCACCGAACTGAGATGTTCCGACTGGAAGCATTTTACGGTGATCCAAGTGAATTGTCTCCCGGGGTATCTCCAAAGATTAGCTGTTTCACG ATTGGACCTTTTCCTGCTCACCATGGTGAAAGACCTAAAGTTAAAGTTAGAGTCCAGTTGAACCTGCATGGGATTATTATTGTAGAGTCAGCTTCA CTGATAGAAGATGAGACAGATGATACAAGGGCTACTGTGCATTCTGATTCAGATAAAATGGAGACGGAGTTTGCTTCTGCAGTTCCTCCTGATACTGTATCAGATTCTGCTGAAAATGGTGAATCTTTACGGGCACCTGCTGTAAATTCTGCTGAAGTTCAACCCTCCAGT GCTGATGTAATAAGAAAAGGAAGATCTTCAAGGAGAATTGAGATACCAGTCACGGAGACCATATATGGCGGGCTGTCAAAGGCAGAGCTATTGGAAGCTCAAGAGAAAGAAATTCAGTTGGCTCGTCAGGACAGAGTTATGGAACAAACAAAAGATAAAAGGAATGCCCTGGAAGCATATATCTATGGTACGCGAAATAAG CTTTTTGATACATATCGGAGCTTTGCAACTGATTCGGAGAAGGAAGAGATCTCCAGAAACTTACAACAGACAGAAGACTGGCTATATGAGGATGGTGATGATGAATCTGAGAAGGTTTACACTGAGAAGCTGGAGGAACTACAGAAG CTGGTGGATCCTATCGAAACtcgattcaaagatgaagaaacTAGGCCTCAAGCAACAAGGGATTTTTTGAAGCGTATTGTAGATTACAGGATGGCTGTGAAATCACTGGCTAACAGTGATAGAGATGCG GTCCTTAATGAATGCAACAAAGCGGAACAGTGGCTACGTGAGAAAACACAGCTGCAGGATTCGTTACCCAAGAACACTGACCCAGTACTATCTTCCGATGAAATCAAAAGACAGACAGAGGCACTAGATAT GACTTGTAGACATATAATAAGACCCAAGGCTTCTCCTACAAGGCCAGTTGAGACGAAGGGAACAGACCGTCCAAATATACCAGATAACGGCGAACAGACAGAGTGA